The Anoplopoma fimbria isolate UVic2021 breed Golden Eagle Sablefish chromosome 20, Afim_UVic_2022, whole genome shotgun sequence genome includes a window with the following:
- the LOC129110251 gene encoding type-4 ice-structuring protein LS-12-like: MKFSIIAALVVVLAVAHGTEAKSVVKRDAQSDMDKFAKLISEMSASITSTTQDMVEKVKALEVTNTAQTYVVDSMSKIQTLAERVQAEATNLQEQAKPYIGNIEEHIRPMTENFKTLTDNLQAQVKTLTDMMPRFFQQVMDQIKELLQAQ; the protein is encoded by the exons ATGAAGTTCTCCATCATTGCCGCTCTTGTCGTTGTGCTGGCTGTTGCCCATG GCACTGAGGCCAAGTCAGTGGTGAAGCGTGACGCCCAGTCTGATATGGACAAGTTCGCCAAGCTCATCAGTGAGATGTCGGCCAGCATCACCAGCACCACCCAGGACATGGTGGAGAAGGTCAAGGCTCTGGAGGTGACCAACACTGCCCA GACTTACGTGGTGGACAGCATGTCCAAGATCCAGACTCTGGCTGAGAGGGTCCAGGCCGAGGCCACCAACCTGCAGGAGCAGGCCAAGCCCTACATCGGCAACATCGAGGAGCACATCAGGCCCATGACGGAGAACTTCAAGACTCTGACCGACAACTTACAGGCCCAGGTGAAGACTCTGACCGACATGATGCCCAGGTTCTTCCAGCAGGTGATGGACCAGATCAAGGAACTGCTGCAAGCCCAGTAA